In Accipiter gentilis chromosome 17, bAccGen1.1, whole genome shotgun sequence, one DNA window encodes the following:
- the LOC126047058 gene encoding uncharacterized protein LOC126047058 produces MVLRSNLESGSQGSEEEEEEEDGGSISALEPGQAVAEWQRCGDASEAVLERLEALEADVRFLCTELGAEKLLWSSRFLELLQEQQGLRQRLQERPRRWDSGGSPELLGEAEDQSASGSEGESLAGRRWMEARWQPAPCPGSLLGPAAPRQAENCQPGPAPSCPILPSPARSAELQPVPRSRNQPGGSSGQVAVSWAAQGRSQSPLARGHPWD; encoded by the exons ATGGTGTTGCGGTCGAATCTGGAAAGTGGCAGCCAggggagcgaggaggaggaggaggaggaggacgggggcTCCATTTCTGCGCTGgagcctgggcaggcag TGGCAGAGTGGCAGCGGTGCGGTGACGCCAGCGAGGCCGTGCTGGAGAGGTTAGAGGCGCTGGAGGCCGACGTCCGCTTCCTCTGCACCGAGCTGGGCGCCGAGAAGCTGCTGTGGAGCAGCCGGttcctggagctgctgcaggaacagcaagGCCTGCGCCAGCGG CTGCAGGAGCGCCCGCGGCGGTGGGACAGCGGTGGCAGCCCCGAGCTGCTGGGGGAAGCGGAGGACCAAAGTGCCAGTGGGAGCGAGGGAGAGAGCCTGGCAG GACGCCGGTGGATGGAGGCACGCTGGCAGCCAGCCCCATGCCCAGGCAGTCTTTTGGGGCCAGCAGCTCCACGACAAGCAGAAAAC TGCCAGCCAGGCCCTGCCCCgtcctgccccatcctgcccagccctgcccgttCAGCAGAACTGCAGCCAGTTCCCAGAAGCAGGAACCAGCCAGGAGGCAGCTCAGGGCAAGTTGCTGTctcctgggctgcccagggcaggTCACAGTCACCCCTCGCCCGGGGCCACCCCTGGGACTGA
- the ZC3H12A gene encoding endoribonuclease ZC3H12A codes for MSAGSVFSVLGWPEALPAARPPAPRLGERMSGREPCESRCLGPGGLPGAEPPEEAGSPGREPCDGAEMQLKVDFFRKLGYSSEEIHVVLQKLGLNADTNTVLGELVKHGPAERESAEAPPEAKEAPLVPRGGAANKTPAPAPAPEETESENLKPIVIDGSNVAMSHGNKEVFSCRGILLAVQWFWDRGHKDITVFVPSWRKEQPRPDVLITDQYILRDLEKKKILVFTPSRRVGGKRVVCYDDRFIVKLAHESDGIVVSNDTYRDLQNERPEWKKFIEESLLMYSFVNDKFMPPDDPLGRHGPSLDNFLRKKPVVPEHKKQQCPYGKKCTYGIKCKFYHPERINQPQRSLADELRANARLSPTRSTSAKEEKKGKRGSQAELLCSVPTESDKSSLQKVSAERKSLTHKAKPSDVSLQVKGCVSGSVPPNSGSHRPSDRYQQAHMDSLSYISQEHLDSGIGSLENQLSDMWPYRSTSHCDHSHADQVAVCTCGRQRPVYPHSPSLEKNGLVSYKHGSHKSSSSGASFLQYSPEISHSGPPHSFSGYGVPVHPANAGQYSLPNEYNAPPPHSREYWSEPYQMPPPPQVISTSVRDPRSVQRAPGPAYGDSCQWAVSDQFAEERANVHVKLCGIFHPHLVDAVMSRFPRLLDPQRLAAEILTYKSQNPGI; via the exons ATGAGCGCGGGCAGCGTCTTCTCCGTGCTGGGCTGGCCTGAGGCGCTGCCGGCCGCCAGGCCGCCGGCGCCCCGGCTGGGAGAGAGGATGAGCGGCAGAGAGCCGTGCGAGAGCCGCTGCCTCGGCCCGGGCGGCCTGCCCGGCGCGGAGCCGCCCGAGGAGGCGGGGAGCCCCGGGCGGGAGCCCTGCGACGGCGCCGAGATGCAGCTGAAGGTGGACTTCTTCCGCAAGCTGGGCTACTCCTCGGAGGAGATCCACGTCGTGCTGCAGAAGCTGGGCCTGAACGCCGACACCAACACGGTGCTGGGGGAGCTGGTGAAGCACGGCCCGGCCGAGCGGGAGAGCGCCGAGGCCCCGCCGGAGGCCAAGGAGGCCCCGCTGGTGCCGCGGGGGGGGGCCGCCAACAAGACCCCCGCGCCCGCGCCGGCCCCGGAGGAGACGGAGAGCGAGAACCTGAAGCCCATCGTGATCGATGGCAGCAACGTGGCCATGAG CCATGGAAATAAAGAAGTGTTCTCCTGCCGAGGCATCCTTCTGGCTGTCCAGTGGTTTTGGGACAGGGGACACAAGGATATTACAGTCTTTGTGCCATCTTGGAGGAAAGAGCAGCCACGACCAGATGTACTTATAACAG ACCAGTACATTCTCCGTGACcttgagaagaagaaaattctggtCTTCACTCCTTCCAGGCGGGTTGGAGGCAAGCGTGTTGTCTGTTATGATGATCGATTCATTGTGAAACTGGCACATGAGTCTGATGGCATTGTGGTTTCTAACGATACTTATCGGGACCTGCAGAACGAGCGTCCTGAGTGGAAGAAATTCATTGAGGAGAGTCTGCTGATGTATTCCTTTGTCAATGACAA gtttATGCCTCCAGATGATCCCTTAGGGCGACATGGCCCCAGCCTGGATAACTTTCTCAGAAAGAAACCTGTGGTGCCAGAACACAAGAAACAACAGTGCCCCTATG GGAAGAAATGCACTTATGGAATCAAGTGTAAATTCTACCATCCTGAAAGGATCAATCAGCCCCAGCGCTCATTAGCTGATGAACTCCGAGCCAATGCAAGGTTGTCTCCTACCAGAAGTACCAGtgccaaggaggagaaaaagggcaAAAGAGGTTCCCAGGCAGAGCTCTTGTGCTCTGTGCCCACAGAGAGTGATAAAAGCTCCTTGCAGAAGgtctctgcagagaggaaaagctTGACCCACAAAGCAAAGCCCAGCGATGTTTCACTTCAGGTCAAAGGCTGTGTGTCAGGCAGTGTCCCCCCTAACAGTGGGAGCCACAGGCCTTCTGACAGGTACCAGCAGGCTCATATGGACTCTCTGTCTTATATCTCTCAGGAGCATCTTGACTCAGGCATTGGGTCTCTGGAGAACCAACTGTCTGACATGTGGCCTTACAGATCTACCAGTCACTGTGATCATTCCCACGCTGATCAGGTGGCAGTCTGCACCTGTGGTAGGCAGAGACCTGTCTACCCACATTCTCCCAGCTTAGAGAAAAATGGTCTGGTCTCTTACAAGCATGGTTCCCATAAATCTTCCTCCTCTGGTGCTAGCTTCTTGCAGTATAGCCCTGAGATATCTCACTCAGGGCCACCTCACTCTTTCTCAGGCTATGGAGTACCTGTACACCCAGCTAATGCTGGGCAATACAGCCTGCCCAATGAGTATAATGCCCCTCCACCCCATTCTCGGGAGTACTGGTCTGAACCATACCAGATGCCGCCGCCGCCTCAAGTGATATCTACCAGCGTGCGAGATCCTCGTTCAGTACAGAGAGCCCCAGGGCCAGCGTATGGGGACTCCTGCCAGTGGGCTGTCTCTGACCAGTTCGCAGAGGAGCGGGCCAATGTGCATGTCAAGCTGTGTGGCATATTCCATCCCCATTTAGTTGATGCTGTGATGAGCCGTTTCCCTCGGCTTCTGGATCCCCAAAGGCTAGCTGCAGAGATACTGACGTACAAGTCTCAGAACCCAGGTATATGA